The DNA sequence CGCTGAATACGGCGGCATGACCGAAGGCACGGACAAAGGCATCACGAACCTTGTCCTTGCAACCGAAGAAATGTCGAAGGTCTGCGGCGGCATATCGCTGTGCCTTGCCGCTACCGCGCTCGGTACGCTCCCTATCCTTGTGGGCGCGACACCGGAACAGAAGAAGAAATATCTCCCTAAGATCGCAAGCGGTGAGCACCTCGCTGCGTTCGGTCTTACCGAGCCGGACGCCGGTTCGGATGCAGGCGCCATGAAGACCAATGCGGTCAAGAAGGGCGCGAAATATGTGTTGAACGGCACGAAGCAGTTCATCACCAATGCCGGCGAGGCTGAGATCTACACCGTCATGGCCGTGACCGACAAGGCGCGCGGTTCGCGCGGTGTTTCCTGCTTCATCGTCGAAAAGGGCACGCCGGGGTTCACGTTCGGCCCGCACGAGAAGAAAATGGGCATACGCGCATCCGCTACACGCCAGCTCATATTCGACAATTGCGAGATCCCGGTGGACAACATCGTCGGCGGCAAGGAAGGCATGGGTTTCATCCACGCGCTTGAGACGCTCAACTATTCACGCCCCGGCGTCGCGTCGCAGGCCCTCGGCATAGCACAGGGTTCTATCAATGAGATCATTCCGTATGCGCACGAACGAAAACAGTTCGGCCAGTCGATCACGAGCTTTCAGGCGATACAGCATATGCTCGCCAACATGCAGAGCCAGGTCGAAG is a window from the Spirochaetota bacterium genome containing:
- a CDS encoding acyl-CoA dehydrogenase family protein; amino-acid sequence: MDYFLSDVNLEVKNLAREIAENEIRPVRAKFDEEEHFPWEIVAKLREAGLFGIYIPAEYGGMTEGTDKGITNLVLATEEMSKVCGGISLCLAATALGTLPILVGATPEQKKKYLPKIASGEHLAAFGLTEPDAGSDAGAMKTNAVKKGAKYVLNGTKQFITNAGEAEIYTVMAVTDKARGSRGVSCFIVEKGTPGFTFGPHEKKMGIRASATRQLIFDNCEIPVDNIVGGKEGMGFIHALETLNYSRPGVASQALGIAQGSINEIIPYAHERKQFGQSITSFQAIQHMLANMQSQVEAVRALLYSTSKWIDAGAKKFSKESAMCKLLASEAAMSVTTDAVQIAGGYGYTREYPFEKFMRDAKITQLYEGTSQIQRNEIAAGIIRDVVAGKNIG